Proteins from one Niallia circulans genomic window:
- the manA gene encoding mannose-6-phosphate isomerase, class I: MNFEPLFFNPIFMDRIWGGTELRSFGYEIPSETTGECWAFSAHPNGQSVVKNGKFAGKTLGELWENNKELFGNAEGDRFPLLTKLLDANQDLSVQVHPNDEYANVHENGELGKTECWYIVDCKEGAEIIFGHHAQTKVELESMIRENKWTELLNKVPVQKGDFFFVPSGTIHAIGEGIIILETQQNSDTTYRVYDYDRKDDTGKTRELHVEQSVAVTTVPHKADSFDVNVETNGDLTTTTFIECDYFTVEKWDIQGTSINTQTKPFLLCSVIEGEGSIKKDAASYPFKKGDHFLLPSGFGSFEVEGNSELIVSYL; the protein is encoded by the coding sequence ATGAATTTTGAACCTTTATTTTTTAATCCTATCTTTATGGACCGCATTTGGGGTGGTACAGAGCTGCGCAGCTTTGGATACGAGATTCCTTCAGAAACGACAGGCGAATGCTGGGCTTTTTCTGCTCATCCGAACGGACAAAGTGTTGTGAAAAACGGCAAGTTTGCAGGAAAAACGTTAGGCGAGTTATGGGAAAACAACAAAGAGCTGTTTGGTAATGCAGAAGGAGATCGTTTTCCTTTGCTGACGAAATTATTGGATGCTAATCAAGATTTATCTGTACAAGTTCATCCCAATGATGAATATGCAAACGTTCATGAAAATGGCGAATTAGGAAAAACGGAATGCTGGTATATTGTTGATTGTAAGGAAGGTGCTGAAATTATTTTTGGCCACCATGCCCAAACAAAAGTAGAGCTGGAAAGCATGATCCGTGAAAATAAATGGACAGAATTATTGAATAAAGTTCCCGTCCAAAAAGGTGATTTTTTCTTTGTGCCAAGCGGGACAATCCATGCAATTGGCGAAGGGATTATCATCCTGGAAACACAGCAAAATTCAGATACAACCTATCGTGTTTATGACTATGACCGAAAGGATGATACTGGGAAAACGAGAGAATTGCATGTAGAACAATCTGTTGCTGTTACGACAGTTCCTCACAAAGCCGATTCCTTTGACGTCAATGTCGAAACAAATGGTGATTTAACAACAACTACCTTTATCGAATGTGACTATTTCACTGTTGAAAAATGGGACATTCAAGGTACGAGCATAAACACACAAACAAAGCCTTTCCTTTTATGCAGCGTTATAGAAGGAGAAGGAAGCATTAAGAAGGATGCAGCTAGCTATCCTTTCAAAAAAGGAGATCATTTCCTGCTGCCTAGTGGGTTTGGCAGCTTTGAAGTGGAAGGAAACAGCGAACTGATTGTTTCTTATCTATAA
- a CDS encoding histidinol-phosphatase HisJ family protein gives MQYYTDYHHHSNHSFDSKADMEEICKSAINNGVQEICFTEHFSVNPNAPTYGHMVWDKYLHEIKRCQETFKDKLLIKIGIELCEPHLLKGNYQQELQPIPLDFILGSVHNLGGTTLRRYMNANPDKDIYEDYFLELKKMVQTADIDIIAHFDLMKRYAYSPRGLYDFDKHKDLIADILNIAISRDIGLEINTSGWRTSVALSMPSHDILGLYKELGGKLLTIGSDSHHAETAGAGFQEGIDLAKACGFTHLYTYSKRQPTAYKIG, from the coding sequence ATGCAGTATTATACAGACTATCACCATCACTCCAATCATTCCTTTGATTCAAAGGCTGATATGGAGGAAATTTGTAAAAGTGCTATTAACAATGGGGTCCAAGAAATTTGTTTTACAGAGCATTTCTCCGTAAATCCAAATGCACCAACATATGGGCATATGGTGTGGGATAAATATCTCCATGAAATAAAAAGATGTCAGGAAACTTTTAAAGACAAGCTTCTGATCAAGATTGGCATTGAATTATGTGAGCCCCATTTGCTAAAAGGTAATTATCAACAAGAATTACAACCGATTCCTTTAGACTTCATATTAGGCTCTGTTCATAACTTAGGCGGCACTACTTTAAGAAGATATATGAATGCTAATCCTGATAAAGATATTTACGAGGATTACTTTCTGGAGTTAAAGAAAATGGTGCAAACAGCAGACATCGATATTATTGCCCACTTTGACTTAATGAAGCGCTATGCTTATTCCCCGAGGGGTTTATATGATTTTGACAAGCATAAGGATTTGATTGCCGATATTTTGAACATAGCTATAAGCAGAGACATTGGCTTGGAGATTAATACTTCTGGCTGGCGGACAAGTGTAGCATTATCGATGCCTTCTCATGACATTTTAGGGCTATACAAGGAATTAGGCGGGAAGCTTCTTACGATTGGTTCCGACTCCCATCACGCGGAAACAGCAGGAGCCGGTTTCCAGGAAGGCATAGACTTGGCAAAGGCATGCGGATTTACCCATCTTTATACCTACTCCAAACGACAACCAACTGCATATAAAATTGGCTAA
- a CDS encoding alpha/beta hydrolase family protein: MTVHQRLMWKKEELALSIDYPANGMTKNGHIVLICHGLIGSRIGVDRLFVKSASELVKNGYTVYRFDYAGCGESTGEYGSFGLNDLIAQTKTLIDYACRQEETDKIILLGHSLGGAVTLLQANRDERVKKLIQWAAVGSPYKDLANIVGSSEVESLQDFEKVDFYGYPLSGYFFQSMKEYYPLNECARFKGDVLLLHGNGDSDIPHDYLFEYRHKYEQRTEGSVEAFIIAQGEHTFSSSAHYEELIGRTVNWLNKQML; the protein is encoded by the coding sequence ATGACTGTACACCAAAGGCTTATGTGGAAAAAGGAGGAGCTTGCCCTCTCTATTGATTATCCAGCAAACGGAATGACAAAAAACGGACATATTGTACTTATATGCCATGGCTTAATTGGAAGCCGGATTGGTGTTGACAGACTCTTTGTGAAATCAGCATCAGAGCTTGTGAAAAACGGTTATACAGTGTATCGTTTTGATTATGCTGGCTGCGGAGAAAGCACTGGAGAGTATGGCAGCTTTGGATTAAATGATCTTATTGCGCAAACAAAAACACTCATAGATTATGCTTGCAGGCAGGAAGAGACAGATAAGATTATTCTGCTTGGCCACAGCTTAGGTGGAGCAGTGACATTGCTGCAAGCAAACCGGGATGAAAGGGTAAAGAAGCTCATCCAATGGGCTGCTGTTGGAAGTCCTTATAAAGATTTAGCAAATATAGTGGGCAGCAGTGAGGTTGAAAGTTTACAAGACTTTGAGAAGGTAGATTTTTATGGATACCCTCTTTCTGGATATTTCTTTCAGTCGATGAAAGAATACTATCCGCTAAACGAGTGCGCACGCTTTAAAGGAGATGTTCTGCTTCTCCATGGCAATGGTGATTCTGATATCCCCCATGATTATCTTTTTGAATATAGACATAAATATGAACAAAGAACAGAGGGAAGTGTGGAAGCATTTATCATCGCACAAGGAGAGCATACCTTTTCTTCCTCCGCCCATTACGAAGAACTGATTGGAAGAACAGTGAACTGGTTGAATAAACAAATGTTGTGA
- a CDS encoding methyl-accepting chemotaxis protein yields MTEKYKFKNLRIGYKYGIVFLLTLVLFLTSIGITYVSLNKMSSNMNEISSKNELSINTMELVALFQEKNTQIPLYFHDANDEKLDEYLELSKKFTLTALKVEKNIEGNEAKKIYLKLIANNQEIDEIFFNSVVPNVKDFNTTSYKELEKQISDLKGKVTEEGEQLNKLVSAENKQSLADSKSYVTRTSFLVGILTIVTIAISGAILIIISKRIQGKLKHVMEVSDSIANGKLDVSLLDENSTDEIGVMSKSINKMGQSLKETIHGISSMSTNLDSRSAEVSEAAAEVSTTIDTISMTVQELVEGVNVQADASSTIAVNMQDFNQQIAVADENANELVKTSAVVTASSKEGSRLMNRSLEQMHTINTVVTSSVEKMKELEGNTANITKLVTFIKSIAEQTNLLSLNASIEAARAGEAGKGFSVVAEEVRKLAVQTSDSITDITGLVTAIRENSIESLTQLEKGYEEVNKGAEQIKMTESTFNAIMDGITNLTEKSLNISEIIKEFTKTGNGISASVEQIAAVSEESAASFEEVSASMMQQNDMMTSITANFKEITQMVDNMNNMIQKFELDKEEKGHA; encoded by the coding sequence TTGACAGAAAAATATAAGTTCAAAAATTTAAGGATTGGTTACAAATATGGAATAGTGTTTTTATTAACACTTGTCTTATTTTTAACTTCAATCGGAATCACGTATGTATCCTTAAACAAAATGTCCAGTAATATGAATGAAATTAGCAGTAAAAATGAATTAAGCATCAATACAATGGAATTGGTAGCGCTCTTTCAAGAGAAAAACACGCAAATACCGTTGTATTTTCATGATGCAAACGATGAGAAGCTTGATGAATACTTAGAATTAAGTAAAAAATTCACTTTGACTGCTTTAAAAGTAGAAAAAAATATCGAAGGCAATGAGGCTAAAAAAATATATTTAAAGCTTATCGCCAACAATCAAGAAATTGATGAAATATTCTTTAATTCTGTTGTACCGAATGTTAAGGATTTTAATACTACTTCTTATAAAGAACTTGAAAAGCAAATCAGTGACTTAAAAGGTAAGGTAACAGAGGAAGGCGAACAGCTTAATAAACTCGTTTCCGCGGAAAACAAGCAATCATTGGCTGATTCTAAGTCATATGTAACAAGAACAAGCTTCCTAGTCGGCATCTTAACAATTGTGACAATTGCCATTTCAGGTGCTATCTTAATTATTATCTCTAAAAGAATACAAGGGAAGTTAAAGCATGTTATGGAGGTAAGCGATTCCATTGCTAATGGAAAATTAGATGTGTCGCTGCTCGATGAAAATTCTACAGATGAAATTGGCGTTATGTCCAAATCGATAAATAAGATGGGCCAAAGCTTGAAAGAAACGATTCATGGCATTTCATCCATGTCTACAAATCTTGATTCAAGAAGTGCAGAAGTATCTGAGGCAGCTGCTGAAGTCAGCACTACGATTGATACTATTTCAATGACTGTTCAGGAGCTTGTGGAAGGTGTTAATGTCCAAGCAGATGCTTCATCAACGATCGCAGTCAACATGCAGGACTTTAACCAACAAATTGCTGTAGCAGATGAAAATGCAAATGAATTGGTGAAAACTTCAGCTGTTGTCACTGCTTCAAGTAAAGAGGGCTCAAGACTTATGAATAGGTCTTTAGAGCAGATGCACACCATAAATACTGTTGTAACAAGCAGTGTCGAAAAAATGAAAGAGTTGGAAGGTAATACGGCAAATATTACCAAGCTTGTGACATTTATTAAGTCGATTGCTGAACAAACAAACCTGCTATCCTTGAATGCGTCTATTGAAGCGGCCAGAGCAGGCGAGGCAGGCAAAGGCTTTTCGGTTGTTGCAGAAGAAGTACGTAAATTAGCTGTGCAAACATCTGATTCGATAACAGATATAACCGGTTTAGTCACAGCAATTAGAGAAAATAGTATTGAATCACTAACACAGCTTGAAAAAGGCTATGAGGAAGTGAATAAGGGTGCTGAACAGATAAAAATGACAGAAAGCACCTTTAATGCCATTATGGATGGAATTACTAATTTAACGGAGAAATCACTGAATATATCAGAAATCATTAAGGAATTTACAAAGACGGGTAATGGCATAAGTGCGTCTGTTGAACAAATTGCCGCAGTGTCAGAGGAATCAGCAGCCTCCTTTGAAGAAGTTTCTGCCTCGATGATGCAGCAAAATGACATGATGACAAGTATTACAGCAAACTTTAAGGAAATTACGCAAATGGTCGATAATATGAATAACATGATTCAAAAATTTGAACTTGATAAGGAGGAGAAGGGACATGCGTAA
- a CDS encoding sugar ABC transporter substrate-binding protein, whose translation MRKSLQKKLMAGACVMAMTFLAACSQTTTQQAETKMKLAQDDSKVYVGFSLDTLQEDRWYKDKEAFESKVLELGGEVKTLAANGVDSVQIKQAELLIAEGVDVLVVVPHNAEVSAEIVDKAHKANVKVVSYDRLIKNADVDYYISYDNKKVGQLQAQEILKKQKKGNFAYIGGAETDNNAVLFREGAMEVLQPYIDKGDIKLVVDKYTDEWQPDIAESNMKQALKENNNDIQAVIAANDGTAGGVIDALKAIGKTIPVSGQDAEITGLKRILAGSQTMTVYKPIQAIAEDAAAIAIKVGKNEKVETTATVNNGKKDVPSILLDPVAVTKSNINETVIKDKFITEDELK comes from the coding sequence ATGCGTAAGTCACTGCAGAAAAAGCTTATGGCAGGAGCGTGTGTCATGGCCATGACTTTTTTGGCTGCCTGCTCCCAAACTACTACACAGCAAGCAGAAACAAAAATGAAGCTTGCACAAGATGACAGCAAGGTATATGTTGGCTTTTCATTAGACACACTGCAAGAGGATCGCTGGTACAAAGACAAGGAAGCATTTGAGAGTAAAGTGCTGGAGCTTGGTGGCGAAGTGAAAACTCTTGCTGCAAATGGTGTCGATAGTGTGCAAATCAAACAAGCAGAGCTGCTTATCGCAGAGGGTGTCGACGTATTAGTCGTAGTGCCACATAATGCAGAGGTTTCTGCTGAGATTGTCGACAAAGCGCATAAAGCAAATGTGAAAGTTGTTTCTTATGACCGCCTGATTAAAAACGCCGATGTAGATTATTATATTTCCTATGATAATAAAAAGGTTGGACAATTACAGGCACAGGAAATACTCAAAAAGCAAAAGAAAGGCAATTTCGCCTACATTGGTGGAGCTGAAACAGACAATAATGCTGTGCTCTTTCGAGAGGGTGCCATGGAAGTACTTCAGCCTTATATAGATAAAGGCGACATTAAGCTCGTGGTTGATAAATATACAGATGAGTGGCAGCCTGATATAGCAGAGTCTAATATGAAGCAAGCGTTAAAGGAAAATAATAATGATATTCAAGCAGTTATCGCCGCAAATGACGGAACGGCAGGCGGTGTTATCGATGCTTTAAAGGCAATTGGGAAAACAATACCAGTTTCAGGACAAGATGCCGAAATCACTGGCCTAAAACGAATACTTGCTGGCAGCCAAACAATGACCGTTTATAAACCAATTCAGGCAATTGCAGAAGATGCAGCAGCAATCGCCATAAAGGTCGGCAAAAACGAAAAAGTCGAAACAACAGCTACTGTAAACAATGGTAAAAAGGATGTCCCATCCATTCTGCTTGATCCAGTAGCAGTCACAAAAAGCAATATAAACGAAACAGTAATCAAAGATAAATTCATCACGGAAGATGAGCTGAAATAA
- a CDS encoding lysophospholipid acyltransferase family protein yields MYTFTSNFANIVLKLFGRSVAIHKDKLPKDTGYVVACSHIGWVDVVALGTAMLPNQIHFMAKKELFAKPNAGKFLTSINAFPVDRENPGPSSIKTPVKLLKEKKIVGIFPSGTRTSEDVPLKRGAATIANLAKVPIVPAAFSGPTDVKGLLKGRKIRVIFGDPISLQKEDGTRKDVAELTQEMTAAMASLQKQLDEFGQKQ; encoded by the coding sequence ATGTATACATTTACAAGTAACTTTGCCAATATCGTTTTGAAATTATTCGGACGCAGTGTAGCAATACATAAAGACAAGCTTCCAAAGGATACCGGTTATGTTGTAGCATGCTCCCATATTGGCTGGGTTGATGTTGTGGCGCTTGGGACTGCCATGCTGCCAAATCAAATTCATTTCATGGCAAAAAAAGAGCTGTTTGCCAAACCGAATGCGGGAAAGTTTTTGACAAGCATTAATGCGTTTCCAGTCGACAGAGAAAATCCAGGTCCAAGCAGTATTAAAACACCTGTTAAATTGCTTAAAGAAAAGAAAATCGTCGGCATTTTTCCAAGCGGAACAAGAACATCTGAGGACGTGCCTTTGAAAAGAGGGGCAGCGACTATTGCCAACTTGGCAAAGGTGCCGATTGTCCCAGCGGCATTCAGTGGTCCGACTGATGTTAAGGGCTTACTGAAAGGCAGAAAAATCAGGGTAATCTTCGGCGATCCAATTTCTTTGCAAAAGGAAGATGGCACAAGAAAGGACGTTGCCGAGCTGACACAGGAAATGACAGCTGCAATGGCAAGCCTTCAAAAACAGCTTGATGAATTTGGGCAAAAACAATGA
- the fabZ gene encoding 3-hydroxyacyl-ACP dehydratase FabZ: MIDLAIVKDILNRYPLPLVDEILELKAGKMAVGVKQISKEDTFATGTNPESPILPGVLIIEAIAQVSAVAIHSEKKHEGKWALLAKITDCKIKRPVFPGDELCMEVFVTKVKKTIAKAKGIATVRGELICEAELLFSFK; the protein is encoded by the coding sequence ATGATTGATTTAGCGATTGTTAAAGACATACTTAACCGCTATCCACTGCCGCTTGTTGATGAAATCTTAGAGCTTAAAGCAGGGAAAATGGCAGTAGGCGTCAAACAAATTAGTAAGGAAGACACATTTGCCACAGGAACAAACCCAGAAAGCCCAATCCTGCCAGGTGTTCTTATCATTGAAGCAATTGCGCAAGTATCTGCAGTTGCGATTCACAGTGAAAAGAAGCATGAAGGAAAGTGGGCACTGCTTGCGAAAATAACAGACTGTAAAATAAAAAGACCCGTTTTTCCTGGTGATGAGCTCTGTATGGAAGTATTTGTCACAAAGGTTAAAAAAACGATTGCAAAGGCAAAAGGCATCGCAACCGTTCGCGGAGAATTGATATGCGAAGCAGAGCTGCTGTTTTCGTTCAAATAA
- the spoIIP gene encoding stage II sporulation protein P: MPISKFKYYFQFIYTTILGVILVFILISGATTSFVSQKFSSDYIRGALEKVDAANLYSQLFNFENHYFPKEGSTISLSNLFFQVATNIRLDDTRTLLGRELPQLSFYHTKIIVAEEGTTIAQLPYESTPSEEILKNPKEADEEKIADDTPKTDDNNTHQTSTEKRVLIYQTHNLESYLPLLKNAEKPDDAISADERVNVVSLGSKLTSLLQKDGIGVQHDKTNMNQKLLDRKWKYTASYSASSEVVETAISENKDLTYLIDIHRDSARKKTTTATINGKSYAKIVFVVGEGYEGYEKNQAFAKKLHKELAAKYPGISRGVYGKSQDQGNGIYNQNYSDKAILLEVGGVDNNQEELNRTIDAFADVFSEIYWEENGATEQ; this comes from the coding sequence ATGCCAATATCTAAATTCAAATATTATTTCCAATTCATCTATACTACTATACTGGGAGTCATCCTTGTTTTTATCTTAATTTCTGGTGCAACAACCTCATTTGTTTCACAAAAATTCTCCTCCGATTATATAAGAGGGGCATTGGAAAAGGTTGATGCAGCAAACCTTTATTCCCAGCTTTTTAACTTTGAAAATCATTATTTTCCAAAGGAAGGAAGCACCATTTCGTTATCGAACCTTTTCTTTCAGGTTGCTACAAATATAAGACTTGATGATACCCGAACATTATTAGGAAGAGAGCTTCCTCAGCTAAGCTTCTATCATACAAAAATCATTGTGGCAGAGGAAGGGACAACCATTGCGCAATTACCATATGAATCAACTCCATCTGAAGAAATTTTGAAAAATCCAAAGGAAGCTGATGAAGAAAAAATCGCCGATGATACACCAAAAACAGATGACAATAACACACATCAAACCTCCACTGAAAAACGAGTGTTAATCTATCAAACACATAATTTAGAATCGTATTTACCGCTGTTAAAAAATGCAGAAAAGCCTGATGATGCCATAAGTGCAGACGAACGGGTCAATGTTGTCAGCCTTGGATCAAAACTAACAAGCCTGCTCCAAAAAGACGGAATTGGCGTACAGCATGATAAAACAAACATGAACCAAAAGCTATTGGACCGTAAGTGGAAATATACAGCATCCTACAGTGCTTCGAGTGAGGTTGTTGAAACAGCGATATCGGAAAATAAAGACCTAACTTATCTAATTGATATCCATAGAGACTCAGCGAGGAAAAAAACGACCACAGCTACTATAAATGGTAAGAGTTATGCTAAAATAGTCTTCGTTGTTGGTGAAGGATATGAAGGATATGAAAAGAACCAGGCATTTGCTAAAAAGCTGCATAAGGAACTTGCTGCAAAATATCCTGGTATTAGCAGGGGAGTTTACGGGAAAAGTCAGGATCAAGGAAACGGTATCTACAACCAAAACTATTCAGATAAAGCCATCCTTCTTGAAGTCGGCGGTGTCGACAATAATCAAGAAGAGCTGAACCGAACAATTGATGCCTTTGCCGATGTTTTCTCAGAAATATATTGGGAGGAAAACGGCGCAACTGAACAATAA
- a CDS encoding aspartyl-phosphate phosphatase Spo0E family protein has product MLRDEGEYQKYSLSELLIKINSLRYELLETATRKGLDSIDVLKKSEELDSYIVLYQQLKCKSSKNK; this is encoded by the coding sequence ATGTTGCGTGATGAAGGGGAATACCAAAAGTACTCACTTAGTGAATTACTTATAAAAATAAATAGTCTTCGCTATGAGCTGTTAGAAACTGCAACAAGAAAGGGCTTAGACAGCATTGATGTCTTAAAGAAAAGCGAAGAGCTTGATTCGTATATTGTTTTATACCAGCAGCTGAAATGTAAAAGTTCCAAAAACAAATAA
- a CDS encoding sugar phosphate isomerase/epimerase family protein: protein MSLPIALQLWSVKEDAEKDFFDTLEKVASMGYDGVEFAGYHGKNAQEIKAKLKELGLKIAGSHISMEEILQDTDKVIKFEQELGNKYIVCPWASFPTLLEWDDFAEKLQQTGAKLAAAGMSLLYHNHNHELASEEGPVILDRLFEAIPASCLNAELDTYWLEYAGVNAIDYMDKWTGRTPLIHVKDMDSSKRESTEIGNGSLNIKGIVEKAYKNGTEWLIVEQEAFTQAPLTSVEIGLHNLRRIVADL, encoded by the coding sequence ATGAGTTTGCCAATCGCATTGCAGTTATGGAGTGTTAAAGAGGATGCTGAAAAGGATTTTTTTGATACCTTGGAGAAGGTGGCAAGCATGGGCTATGACGGTGTCGAATTTGCTGGTTATCACGGGAAAAATGCCCAAGAAATAAAAGCAAAGTTAAAAGAGCTTGGATTAAAAATTGCCGGTTCCCATATTAGCATGGAAGAAATATTGCAAGACACTGATAAAGTAATAAAATTCGAGCAGGAGCTTGGCAATAAATATATTGTGTGCCCGTGGGCAAGCTTTCCTACCCTTCTTGAGTGGGACGACTTTGCAGAAAAACTGCAGCAAACAGGTGCTAAGCTTGCAGCAGCTGGAATGTCTCTGCTTTATCACAATCATAATCATGAACTTGCCAGCGAGGAAGGGCCGGTTATTCTTGATAGACTGTTTGAGGCTATACCAGCAAGCTGTTTAAATGCTGAGCTTGACACATATTGGCTAGAATACGCAGGCGTTAATGCCATTGACTATATGGATAAATGGACAGGCAGAACTCCGCTTATCCATGTGAAGGATATGGATTCTAGCAAACGGGAAAGTACTGAAATCGGCAATGGCAGTCTGAATATAAAGGGCATTGTTGAAAAAGCTTACAAGAATGGAACAGAGTGGCTGATTGTGGAACAAGAAGCATTTACACAAGCCCCGCTTACAAGTGTTGAAATTGGTTTGCACAATTTACGTAGAATAGTCGCTGATTTGTAA
- the bglX gene encoding beta-glucosidase BglX: MVQLDLKSIIQNMTLEEKVAQLMQLSGNFYYGLAGEITGPFEEMGISDFVVQNSGSVLGVSGADTVRKIQAEHLKTNRHGIPLLFMADIVHGYKTIFPIPLAIGCSWDLELAEKSAEVAASEAAVAGVHVTFAPMVDLVRDPRWGRVLETTGEDHYLNSAFAKAFVRGFQGKNLAADDMRVAACVKHFAAYGASEGGRDYNTVNMSERQLRESYLPAYKAALDEGCEMVMTSFNTVDGIPATGNKWLMRDLLRGEWGFDGVLISDWGAVKELIPHGVAGDEAEAARKAILAGVDIEMMTPCYIRSLKHLIESGEVTEALLDEAVLRILKLKEKLGLFENPYRAADAVKEKAVILSESNREVARKIAEKSCVLLKNDNGVLPLNKQQKIALIGPFAKSSDILGAWSWQGETKNTVTLNEALEAMTTNVTVAQGSHVETITEEQVAKAIVAAKAADVIVLAVGEYASMSGEACSRADITLPIAQLQLIKQMKTLNKPIAVILFNGRPLDLHGVMDEADAVLEAWYPGTEGAAAIANILFGKVNPSGKLTMSFPYAAGQIPVYYNAYNTGRPFDGVSRDHYLSKYLDIPNKPLLPFGFGLSYTNYTYENLRLSSDKMTADEPIQVSLTITNTGNYSGEEIVQLYIRDMAGEVVRPVKELKDFQKVKLNPMEAKEIQFELTEEQLQYYHQDMSFTSDEGLFELYVGSSSNDVLSSVFTLFK, from the coding sequence ATGGTTCAGCTCGATCTCAAGTCAATCATTCAAAACATGACATTAGAAGAAAAGGTCGCACAATTAATGCAGCTGTCCGGAAATTTTTATTACGGACTCGCCGGGGAAATAACTGGTCCATTTGAAGAGATGGGCATCAGCGATTTTGTTGTACAAAACAGCGGATCTGTTTTAGGTGTTTCAGGTGCAGACACCGTGCGAAAAATTCAAGCGGAGCATTTAAAAACGAATCGGCATGGCATTCCACTTTTATTCATGGCAGATATCGTCCATGGCTATAAAACTATCTTTCCAATTCCATTAGCAATAGGCTGTTCCTGGGATTTGGAGCTGGCAGAAAAAAGTGCAGAGGTTGCGGCAAGTGAAGCAGCGGTTGCTGGTGTTCATGTCACCTTTGCACCAATGGTCGATCTCGTCCGTGATCCGCGCTGGGGCCGGGTGCTTGAAACGACTGGAGAAGACCACTATTTAAACAGTGCATTTGCCAAAGCCTTTGTGCGAGGCTTTCAAGGCAAAAATCTTGCGGCTGACGACATGAGAGTTGCCGCGTGTGTAAAGCATTTCGCTGCATATGGGGCATCAGAAGGGGGCCGTGACTATAACACTGTCAACATGTCTGAACGCCAGCTGCGCGAATCCTATCTTCCTGCATATAAAGCAGCACTTGATGAAGGCTGTGAAATGGTGATGACATCCTTTAACACAGTCGACGGGATTCCAGCTACTGGAAACAAGTGGCTTATGCGGGATCTGCTTCGCGGGGAATGGGGATTTGATGGTGTGCTGATATCAGATTGGGGCGCAGTGAAAGAATTAATTCCTCACGGCGTTGCCGGTGATGAAGCAGAGGCAGCCCGCAAGGCAATCCTTGCCGGTGTTGATATTGAAATGATGACACCCTGCTATATCCGCAGCTTGAAACATCTGATTGAAAGCGGGGAAGTAACAGAGGCATTATTGGATGAAGCGGTGCTGCGCATTTTAAAGCTGAAGGAAAAGCTCGGATTATTCGAAAATCCTTACAGAGCGGCAGATGCTGTGAAGGAAAAAGCAGTGATACTTTCTGAAAGCAACCGGGAAGTTGCTCGTAAGATTGCAGAGAAATCATGTGTTCTTTTAAAAAATGACAATGGTGTGTTGCCATTGAACAAACAGCAAAAAATCGCCCTCATTGGACCTTTTGCCAAATCAAGTGACATTTTAGGAGCATGGTCTTGGCAAGGAGAAACTAAAAATACAGTAACCCTTAATGAAGCACTAGAAGCAATGACAACAAATGTAACAGTCGCACAAGGCAGTCATGTGGAGACAATAACAGAAGAACAAGTTGCAAAGGCAATCGTAGCAGCGAAGGCAGCAGATGTTATTGTTCTTGCAGTTGGTGAATATGCATCCATGAGCGGTGAAGCCTGCAGCCGTGCAGATATCACATTACCAATAGCACAGCTGCAACTGATTAAACAAATGAAAACATTAAACAAACCAATAGCCGTCATCCTGTTCAACGGTCGTCCCCTTGATTTACACGGTGTGATGGATGAAGCTGATGCAGTGCTCGAAGCATGGTATCCAGGTACAGAAGGAGCCGCCGCCATTGCTAATATTCTGTTTGGAAAGGTGAATCCATCAGGAAAACTGACCATGTCCTTTCCTTATGCAGCAGGACAAATTCCGGTATACTATAATGCTTATAATACTGGTCGTCCCTTTGACGGAGTTAGCCGTGACCATTATTTATCCAAATATTTAGATATCCCAAATAAACCGCTTCTCCCATTCGGCTTTGGTCTGAGCTATACAAACTACACATATGAGAATTTGCGATTGTCCTCCGATAAGATGACCGCAGACGAACCGATTCAAGTTTCACTAACCATAACAAATACAGGGAATTACAGCGGAGAAGAAATCGTTCAGCTCTATATCCGCGATATGGCAGGCGAAGTAGTCCGGCCTGTCAAGGAACTGAAGGACTTCCAAAAAGTAAAACTAAACCCTATGGAAGCAAAGGAAATACAATTCGAATTAACAGAAGAACAGCTGCAATATTATCACCAAGATATGAGCTTTACAAGTGATGAGGGCTTGTTTGAATTGTATGTGGGCAGCAGCAGTAATGATGTTTTATCCAGTGTATTCACGTTGTTTAAATGA